The following is a genomic window from Pseudomonas promysalinigenes.
TCTTCAACGTAGGCAACACCATCCCCCCGCTGGCCGTACTGGCCATTGCTCTGAGTATCCTCGGCATCGGTGCCGGGCCTGCGATCTTCGCGCTGTTCCTCGCCTCCCTCCTGCCCATCGTGCGCAACACCTACGAGGGCCTCAAGAACGTCCCCGCCTCACTCAAGGAAGCCGCCACCGGCATCGGCATGACACCGCGCCAGCAGCTCTGGCAAGTGGAACTACCTAATGCTGTGCCGATCATCGTCGGCGGTGTGCGGGTGGCCTTGGCGCTGAACGTCGGTACCGCGCCCCTGGCGTTTCTGATCGGTGCCAACAGCCTTGGCAGCCTGATCTTCCCCGGCATCGCCCTGAACAACCAGCCACAACTGTTGCTGGGTGCAGCCTGCACCGCGCTGCTGGCCCTGATTCTGGATGCGGCAGTGAGTTTTGCCAGCAAGCGCTGGCTGGAACGCGGCCTGGCTGG
Proteins encoded in this region:
- a CDS encoding ABC transporter permease, with the protein product MAKRYGKGLLGCATVLIILALLVHWIGIDTIVRYRDDLQFYLQAHLILVLASMAAALAVGIPAGIALSRPHRVDKAERFMQFFNVGNTIPPLAVLAIALSILGIGAGPAIFALFLASLLPIVRNTYEGLKNVPASLKEAATGIGMTPRQQLWQVELPNAVPIIVGGVRVALALNVGTAPLAFLIGANSLGSLIFPGIALNNQPQLLLGAACTALLALILDAAVSFASKRWLERGLAG